In Streptomyces qaidamensis, one DNA window encodes the following:
- a CDS encoding PLP-dependent aminotransferase family protein, protein MAEPWATLGIDLHVEPAGPGLRRGLTDALREAVRSGRLAPDTRLPSSRTLAADLGIARNTVADAYADLVAEGWLTARQGSGTRVAAREVVPPSGTAPPPRAPPRPAYDLRPGSPDLASFPRTAWLKAARRALTAAPHHALDYGDPRGRPELRVALAGYLSRARGVRTGPERIVVCAGFAHGLKLLGTALRARGARTVAVESYGLDVHWRILAASGLDTAPLPFDRLGTDPGALSEADALLLTPAHQFPMGVPLHRDRRTAVVDWARRTGGLVLEDDYDGEFRYDRQPVGALQGLDPDRVVHLGTASKSLAPGLRLAWMVLPPRLAEEVAAAKGGVDTCGVLDQLTLAEFLTSGAYDRHLRATRLRYRRRRDALVAAVTARAPQARITGIAAGLHVLLRLPPGTEQSVVQAANWRGLALHGLARYTHPAAPAEPVDALVVGYGTPPDHAWSGALDALSAVLPG, encoded by the coding sequence ATGGCGGAACCTTGGGCCACTCTGGGCATCGACCTGCATGTGGAGCCGGCCGGGCCGGGCCTGCGACGGGGGCTGACCGACGCCCTGCGCGAGGCGGTGCGCTCCGGCCGGCTGGCCCCGGACACCCGGCTGCCCTCCTCCCGCACGCTCGCCGCCGACCTGGGCATCGCCCGCAACACCGTCGCCGACGCCTACGCCGACCTGGTCGCCGAGGGCTGGCTCACCGCCCGGCAGGGCTCGGGCACCCGGGTCGCCGCGCGCGAGGTCGTCCCGCCGTCCGGCACGGCACCCCCCCCCCGCGCGCCCCCCCGCCCGGCCTACGACCTGCGCCCCGGCAGTCCCGACCTCGCGTCCTTCCCGCGCACGGCATGGCTCAAGGCCGCCCGCCGCGCCCTCACCGCCGCCCCGCACCACGCCCTCGACTACGGCGACCCCCGCGGCCGCCCCGAGCTGCGGGTCGCGCTCGCCGGGTACCTCTCCCGGGCCCGGGGCGTGCGCACCGGCCCCGAACGGATCGTGGTGTGCGCCGGGTTCGCGCACGGCCTGAAGCTGCTCGGCACGGCCCTGCGGGCGCGCGGAGCACGGACGGTCGCGGTCGAGTCGTACGGTCTCGACGTCCACTGGCGGATCCTGGCCGCCTCCGGCCTGGACACCGCCCCGCTGCCCTTCGACCGCCTGGGCACCGACCCGGGCGCCCTGTCCGAAGCCGACGCACTGCTGCTCACCCCCGCCCACCAGTTCCCCATGGGCGTGCCCCTGCACCGCGACCGCCGCACGGCTGTCGTGGACTGGGCGCGGCGCACCGGCGGGCTCGTGCTGGAGGACGACTACGACGGGGAGTTCCGCTACGACCGGCAGCCCGTCGGCGCGCTCCAGGGCCTGGACCCCGATCGGGTGGTCCATCTGGGCACCGCGAGCAAGTCCCTCGCGCCCGGCCTGCGGCTGGCCTGGATGGTGCTGCCGCCGCGCCTCGCCGAGGAGGTCGCCGCGGCGAAGGGCGGCGTCGACACCTGCGGGGTGCTGGACCAGCTGACCCTGGCCGAGTTCCTCACCTCCGGCGCCTACGACCGGCACCTGCGCGCGACCCGCCTGCGCTACCGGCGCCGCAGGGACGCCCTGGTCGCCGCCGTCACGGCCCGGGCCCCCCAGGCCCGCATCACCGGCATCGCGGCCGGTCTGCACGTCCTGCTGCGCCTGCCGCCGGGCACCGAACAGTCGGTGGTCCAGGCGGCGAACTGGCGGGGCCTCGCGCTCCACGGACTCGCCCGCTACACCCACCCCGCCGCGCCGGCCGAGCCCGTCGACGCCCTGGTCGTCGGCTACGGCACACCACCGGACCACGCCTGGTCGGGGGCGCTGGACGCGCTGTCCGCGGTACTGCCCGGATAA
- a CDS encoding carboxymuconolactone decarboxylase family protein — protein sequence MSENLSPSRVALKKITPDVSAAMGSLHAAAVSAAQEAKLEPELLELVRIRASQINGCAFCLDLHTRDARGRGETEQRIHTLNAWREAPFFTERERAALALTEAVTLVHDGRVPDAVYAEAAGVFDENQIAALIWAATVINAYNRIAIATRMVPKS from the coding sequence ATGAGTGAAAACCTTTCCCCCTCCCGCGTGGCCCTGAAGAAAATCACCCCCGACGTCTCCGCGGCCATGGGCTCCCTGCACGCCGCCGCCGTTTCCGCCGCCCAGGAGGCAAAGCTCGAACCGGAACTGCTGGAATTGGTCAGGATCCGCGCCTCGCAGATCAACGGCTGCGCGTTCTGCCTCGACCTGCACACCAGGGACGCCCGCGGACGGGGAGAGACCGAGCAGCGCATCCACACCCTGAACGCCTGGCGGGAGGCGCCCTTCTTCACCGAACGCGAGCGTGCGGCCCTGGCGTTGACCGAGGCGGTGACGCTCGTCCACGACGGCCGCGTCCCGGACGCCGTCTACGCCGAGGCGGCCGGGGTCTTCGACGAGAACCAGATCGCGGCCCTCATCTGGGCAGCCACCGTCATCAACGCCTACAACCGGATTGCGATAGCCACGCGCATGGTCCCGAAAAGCTGA
- a CDS encoding aminotransferase class IV: MTGPAVAEGLWAWTPGRGLAPAPEGTAGGRLLVADSWLLREGRVRAYARHRERFSRSCGDCGGPRSRRLTAFWQDVTAALPRAGEWFPRVELAAGSLELRLLLRPAPPLGTGVRLWAAGQSDPRTVPRRKGPDLDTLARVRRRARGEGAEEAVLIARSGTVLESATAGVLWWEDDTLCLPPPRLPVLPSVTAALVQERALRSGVRIAHRERTVAELDGREVWLVNALHGIRPVTGWVGRPMRVPPADRAGEWRTWLDSAMEPLPAE, encoded by the coding sequence GTGACTGGACCGGCGGTGGCGGAGGGCCTGTGGGCCTGGACGCCCGGCCGTGGCCTGGCCCCGGCCCCGGAGGGGACGGCCGGGGGGCGGCTGCTCGTCGCGGACTCCTGGCTGCTGCGCGAGGGCCGGGTGCGGGCCTACGCCCGGCACCGGGAGCGGTTCTCGCGGTCCTGCGGTGACTGCGGCGGACCTCGATCGCGCCGGCTCACGGCGTTCTGGCAGGACGTGACCGCGGCCCTGCCGAGAGCCGGGGAGTGGTTCCCCCGGGTGGAACTCGCGGCGGGCTCCCTGGAGCTGCGGCTGCTGCTGCGGCCCGCTCCGCCGCTGGGTACGGGGGTGCGCCTGTGGGCGGCGGGCCAGTCCGATCCGCGGACGGTGCCCCGGCGCAAGGGCCCGGACCTCGACACCCTGGCCCGGGTGCGCCGCCGGGCCAGGGGCGAGGGCGCCGAGGAGGCGGTGCTGATCGCCCGCTCGGGCACGGTCCTGGAGTCGGCCACGGCCGGTGTCCTGTGGTGGGAGGACGACACCCTGTGCCTGCCCCCGCCGCGGCTGCCCGTCCTGCCGAGTGTGACGGCCGCGCTGGTGCAGGAGCGGGCGCTGCGCTCCGGGGTGCGGATCGCGCACCGCGAGCGGACCGTGGCGGAGCTGGACGGCCGTGAGGTGTGGCTGGTGAACGCGCTGCACGGGATCCGGCCCGTCACGGGCTGGGTCGGACGGCCGATGCGGGTGCCGCCGGCGGACCGGGCCGGGGAATGGCGCACCTGGCTGGACAGCGCCATGGAGCCGCTGCCGGCCGAATGA
- a CDS encoding FAD-dependent oxidoreductase codes for MTPVVVVGAGPVGLSAALALRAHGLPVTVLEADPEDRERPGSRALFVHRETLGLLDAMLPGLAAEITAYGRTWHTRRTLYRGREVYARTFPLPSGPPPFTSLRQTDTERFLRTACGRAGVDFEWGARVTGVRSTGSGVRLTGADGRQWSASHVVAADGARSAVRRELGIELEGTRGEGFHVVVDVADVPGGELPLERVFHYEHPGAGGRSVMRVPFTGGFQIDLQCRDDDRPEEFGTEAAVRRWLPGIVGDGYGDRILWVSTYRFLRKVAASFTDPHGRVLLAGEAAHLFPPFGARGMNSGIADAAAAAGAIAAGTAEAVADFAEVRRAAGLFNMAAAGTALDHLRPHRRIVRVRQRAAAALAPVLPWCGSWLEHAPYGPRHGAPAVAGRKY; via the coding sequence GTGACCCCGGTCGTGGTCGTGGGGGCCGGCCCGGTGGGCCTGTCGGCGGCCCTCGCGCTGCGCGCCCACGGCCTGCCCGTCACCGTGCTGGAGGCCGACCCGGAGGACCGTGAACGGCCCGGCAGCCGGGCCCTGTTCGTGCACCGGGAGACCCTCGGCCTGCTGGACGCGATGCTGCCCGGCCTCGCCGCCGAGATCACGGCGTACGGGCGGACCTGGCACACCAGGCGCACCCTCTACCGGGGGCGTGAGGTCTACGCCCGGACCTTTCCGCTCCCGTCCGGCCCGCCGCCCTTCACGAGCCTGCGCCAGACGGACACCGAACGCTTTCTGCGCACGGCCTGTGGGCGGGCCGGGGTGGACTTCGAGTGGGGCGCCCGGGTGACGGGCGTGCGCAGCACGGGAAGCGGGGTCCGGCTGACGGGAGCGGACGGGCGGCAGTGGAGCGCTTCCCACGTCGTCGCCGCCGACGGGGCCCGCTCCGCGGTCCGGCGCGAGCTGGGCATCGAGCTGGAGGGCACCCGCGGCGAGGGCTTCCACGTCGTCGTGGACGTCGCCGACGTGCCGGGCGGCGAGCTGCCGTTGGAGCGGGTCTTCCACTACGAGCATCCCGGGGCGGGCGGGCGCAGTGTGATGCGGGTGCCGTTCACCGGGGGCTTCCAGATCGACCTCCAGTGCCGCGACGACGACCGGCCGGAGGAGTTCGGCACCGAGGCGGCCGTACGCCGCTGGCTGCCGGGGATCGTCGGGGACGGCTACGGCGACCGGATCCTGTGGGTGTCGACGTACCGCTTCCTGCGCAAGGTGGCTGCCTCGTTCACCGATCCGCACGGGCGGGTGCTGCTGGCCGGTGAGGCGGCGCATCTCTTCCCGCCGTTCGGGGCGCGCGGCATGAACAGCGGGATCGCGGACGCGGCGGCCGCCGCCGGGGCGATCGCCGCCGGGACCGCGGAGGCGGTCGCGGACTTCGCGGAGGTGCGGCGCGCGGCGGGCCTGTTCAACATGGCCGCCGCCGGCACGGCCCTGGACCATCTGCGGCCGCACCGCCGGATCGTCCGGGTCAGGCAGCGGGCCGCGGCGGCCCTGGCGCCGGTGCTGCCGTGGTGTGGATCCTGGTTGGAGCACGCGCCGTACGGGCCCCGGCACGGGGCGCCCGCCGTCGCGGGCCGCAAGTACTGA
- a CDS encoding class I adenylate-forming enzyme family protein, translating to MRQPLLADRGFYLGPLFRRAADRHGAVFVTLDRPLDVAPALGTDLNYTVLAEVAEELSGRLWEAGVRPSEQVAVHKADNVDIMLLTCAVSRIGAVPVLLSPALAPEVAGQLLGRLRRPWLITDGATLDGLKGVALSGLVRRTLSVDDAPRAEPLSRYTGAEPPPPVRLHPREPALITHSSGTTGVPKLAVHCARTMWNRLVPQQAMGRLTRGETAALHMSFVHSRFYHLLGVLLHFGSPLVLITDPDPASVGPLLVRHRPGIVETHPNTFVLWEELAGAPGAPLSRVRSYGSTFDAIHPRTVRRLLDASRRRTPWLVQLYGQSETGPVAFQVVTRRSAARADGRRVGFGIPGFTRVRVTDAEGRRVAPGTPGRIEARTRGRILTYLGMPDRYDRQLTDGWWEMGDLGYRDRLGALYLIDREIDRIDAVHSNLEVEDTLMSRLEELREVVIVPGADREPVPVVCVRGERPLDPERWRRATAGLPAMAEPRQWRFEELPMTATWKVKRVEIARMLGEGVGA from the coding sequence ATGCGACAGCCCCTGCTCGCGGACCGCGGCTTCTACCTGGGGCCGCTCTTCCGGCGTGCGGCCGACCGGCACGGAGCGGTCTTCGTCACCCTCGACCGGCCGCTCGACGTCGCCCCCGCCCTCGGCACCGACCTGAACTACACCGTGCTGGCCGAGGTGGCCGAGGAGTTGTCCGGCCGGCTGTGGGAGGCCGGGGTGCGGCCCTCGGAGCAGGTTGCCGTGCACAAGGCGGACAACGTCGACATCATGCTGCTGACCTGTGCCGTCTCCCGTATCGGTGCCGTGCCCGTGCTGCTGTCGCCCGCGCTGGCCCCGGAGGTGGCCGGGCAGCTCCTCGGACGGCTGCGCCGGCCCTGGCTGATCACCGACGGCGCGACGCTGGACGGTCTGAAGGGCGTCGCCCTGTCCGGGCTCGTGCGGCGGACGCTGTCCGTGGACGACGCGCCCCGTGCCGAGCCCTTGTCGCGGTACACCGGCGCCGAACCGCCCCCGCCGGTCCGGCTCCACCCCCGTGAACCCGCCCTGATCACCCACAGCTCGGGCACCACCGGCGTCCCCAAACTGGCCGTGCACTGCGCGCGGACCATGTGGAACCGGCTCGTGCCGCAGCAGGCGATGGGCCGGCTCACCCGGGGCGAGACCGCCGCACTGCACATGTCGTTCGTGCACTCGCGCTTCTACCACCTGCTCGGCGTGCTGCTGCACTTCGGCAGCCCGCTCGTGCTGATCACCGACCCGGACCCGGCCTCGGTCGGCCCGCTGCTGGTCCGGCACCGGCCCGGCATCGTGGAGACGCATCCCAACACGTTCGTGCTGTGGGAGGAGTTGGCCGGTGCGCCCGGGGCGCCGCTGTCCCGGGTCCGGTCGTACGGCTCGACGTTCGATGCGATCCATCCGCGGACCGTGCGGCGGCTGCTGGACGCGTCGCGGCGCCGGACGCCCTGGCTGGTCCAGCTGTACGGGCAGAGCGAGACGGGCCCGGTGGCGTTCCAGGTGGTGACCCGGCGCAGTGCGGCCCGGGCGGACGGCCGCCGGGTCGGGTTCGGGATACCCGGCTTCACCCGGGTGCGGGTGACCGACGCCGAGGGCCGGCGGGTCGCGCCCGGCACCCCGGGCCGTATCGAGGCACGCACCCGTGGCCGCATCCTCACCTACCTCGGCATGCCGGACCGCTACGACCGTCAGCTCACCGACGGCTGGTGGGAGATGGGCGACCTGGGCTACCGCGACCGTCTCGGCGCGCTGTACCTGATCGACCGGGAGATCGACCGGATCGACGCCGTGCACAGCAACCTGGAGGTCGAGGACACGCTGATGTCCCGGCTGGAGGAGCTGCGCGAGGTCGTGATCGTGCCGGGGGCGGACCGTGAGCCGGTGCCGGTGGTGTGCGTGCGCGGCGAGCGGCCCCTGGATCCGGAGCGCTGGCGGCGGGCCACGGCCGGGCTGCCGGCGATGGCCGAGCCCCGGCAGTGGCGGTTCGAGGAGCTGCCGATGACGGCGACCTGGAAGGTGAAGCGGGTGGAGATCGCCCGGATGCTCGGCGAAGGCGTCGGGGCGTGA